Within Halorussus sp. MSC15.2, the genomic segment GACGCGCTCTCCTCGGCGCGACGGGGGTCGGTGCGGTCGCCACGCTCGGACTGTCGGCGCAGAAACGCGGTCCCGACTCGATTTCGACCCGCGCGGCAGTCCGGATTGGCCCCTCCTCCACCACGACACGCGAAACACCGGTTACAACCCCCACGCGACCGGCCCGGAGAGCGACCCAGACGTTCGTTGGCAGGTCGAACGGTTCGACCCCGAAGGCCGGTTCCGCGGCTATCTGAACTTCCCGAAGCCGGTCGTTTCCGGCGATACGGTCTTCGTCGGCGGCCGGTCGCTCTCGGCGCTCCGAGTCGGCGACGGCCGCGAGCGCTGGTCGGTCGAGGGCGAGGACAGAGAGACGTTCCACGGTGTCGCGTTCGCCGACGGCACCGTCTTCGCGACGACACAGTACCCGGAGACGTCGGGCGTCACCGCGGTAACGTCGGCCGGTGAACGACAGTGGCGGAAGACGGGACTTCACCGGATTCAAACGCCGCTGGTGGCCGGAACAGCGGTCTACGTGCCGGGGAACGACATGCTCGTCGCGCTCGACAGGTCGTCGGGGACGGAACGGTGGACTGCGGAAACTGGCTCACGGCCCACCGGCCACCCCGCAGTGACGGACGACGTGCTCTACACGGCGGAGGGGTGGGACGGACTGGTCGCCCGCGACCGGCGCAACGCCTTCTACGAGATTCCGCTCCAGACACCGCCGCGCGTTCGGTGGCGGTACGAACCCGACGAGCGGGCGTACCCCGCGCCGGCGGTCGGCGACCGAGGGCGGGTGTTCGTCCCGGAGACCGAAGAGTGGTACCCCAATCACGACGAGGGACCGGGGAGATTCGCCGCCTTGGACGCCGACGGGTCGCGTCGCTGGACCGAGTCCGGCGGGACGTTCGGCACCTCTCCGGTGGTCGCCGACGGAACGGTCTTCTACAAGTGCGGGACGAACACCGAAAAGAAGGACATGGGCGAGTACATCGACAGTCACTCGGACGCCCGGATTACGGCTCACGACCCTGCCGACGGAACCGCTCACTGGACTCGTACCGTCGAGGGGTTCGGCGACTGGCAGATTGCGCCCGTCTCCGACGGCCACCACCTCTACGTCCCGCTTCACGACGACATCGACGAACGGAGTGCGCTGGTCGCGCTAAACGCCGAATCTGGGACGACAGAGTGGCGACGAAAACTGGAGTCGCCAGCCTATCACCTCGCACTGGCGGGCGAGACGTTGTTCGTCAGCACGGAGGACGGAGCGGTGTTCGCGCTGGAGTAGTACGGTGTCGGTGCGACCGGGCTACCCCGACACCGACACGTCCACCTCGTCGCGCTCGACGGACAGTTTGAACGTCGGCACGGTCCGGTAGACGACTTCGACGACGCCCTTCCGCCGGAGCGCCTGCAGCGCGCTCCGAACGTCCTCGGCTTCGGGGTCCACGTCGTACTCCGCGCGCAGTTTCTGGAGGACCGACACCACGCTCTCGGACTCGTCGTCCGGACCGGCCACGACCGAGAACACCTGCTGTTGGAGTTCGGGCACTCGGATGGCCGACGGTGCGCCCGACTCCTCGTCGTCCACGACGCCGGGTTCCACGTCCACGAGGTCGGCGGCCTCGTTGGTCGCGCGGATGAGACTGTTGTCGTCGCGGTAGTAGTAGTCCTTGAGTTCGTTTTCGAGATACTGGTGGACCTCGCTCCCGCTTTCGAGACCCCAACGCTCCTGCAGTTCGGCGTTCTTGGTCGGCTGTAGCTCCACGAGGTCGGCGAGTCGCTCGCGGGCCTCATCCGAGAGAGTCATCGGTCGGCGCTACGGCGGGGTGATATTTCCGCTTTCCGGAAGTGAGAACGAGCCAGTTCCGTCGGTCGTCACTCGGGGCGATACCTACCTCCGGTAGAGAGAAGAGGACCGAGAGACCGAATCGGGCGCAGGGACGACCGAGTGACCGAACGACCCAGTTCAGACGTTCAACTGGAACCGCACCGTGTCGCCGTTCTCCAGCGAACTGCCGGTCGAGAGCGTCTCGGTGGAGTCGAACGACTCGCGGACGACCACGGTGTCCGAGCGCAGGCGCTGGCCGTCGAGGACCCCGGCGCGGACCTGCGGGCCGTACTGCTCCGCGAGTTTGTCCACCACGTCGGCGACCGTCGCGTCGTCGGGGACAGCGACGCGCGCCTCGTGGGTGCCGGTGCGCGCGACGAGGGTACCGGTGAGTTTGATAGTGACGTTCATACCAACTACTCCGGACCCCATCGACTAAAAGTTTACTCACACGCGAAAAAGTACTGCCGACATGCCACCGCTTAAGGACGGCGCTCACCACGTGTCGCGTATGGCGAACCACACATCCGACTCCGCGGAGACGTCCGACGACGGTAACGCACCCAGTCCCGGCGCGAGCGACCCCCTCGACATCCACGGGGTCGTCCCGCCGACCGTCACGGCGTTCGACGCGGACGAGTCGGTCGATTACGACGCGACGGCCGCCCACGCCCGATTCGTCGTGGACCGCGGCGCGCACGGCGTCTTCCCGCTCGGGACCAACGGCGAGTTCCCGCTGTTGACGCCCGACGAACGAGACGGCGCGGTCGAAGCGGTGGTCGAGGAAATCGGCGACGACGCGCCGGTCATCGCGGGCGTGGGCGCGCCGAGTACCCGTCAGACCGTCGCCCACGCCGAACACGCCGAGCGCGTGGGGGCGGACGGCGTAGTCGTCGTCACGCCGTACTACTATCCGCTGGACCACGAGGCCGCGGTCTCTCACTACCGAGCGGTCGCCGAGGTAGTGGACCTGCCGGTGTACGTCTATCACATCCCGAGCAAGACCGGTAACTCGCTGTCGCTCGACACGCTCGACGCGCTCGCCGACATCGAGAATCTAGTCGGACTCAAAGACTCCAGCAAGGACGTGCCGTGGCTCGGGCAGGCCATCGACGCCCATCCCGAACTGACGTTCCTCGCCGGGTCCGACTCGCTGCTGTTCCCCGGACTGGAAGTCGGCTGTTCGGGCATGGTGAGCGCCGTCGCCAACGCCTTCCCCGAACTGGTCGTCGAACTCTACGAGGCCTACGACGACGGCGACGAGGAACGCGCCCGCGAGTTGCAGAGCGAAGTGTACGACGTGCGCTCGGCGCTCAAGCGCGGTCCCTACATGGCCGGTGTCAAGACCGCGCTCGACGTGCGGGACCTCGGCTTCGACGTCGGTTCGCTCCGGAGTCCCCTCCGGACGATGGACGACGAGGACCGCGAGGCGCTGCGGAGCGACCTCTCGGAACTGGACCTGCTCTGAGCGGTCGAGTCGGTCCGTGCGGGTTCTGTTTTCCACTGACTCTGTCGCTCGACTGCGTTCTCTTTCGCTCGGTCGCGTTCGCTCCCGCTCCGTTTCGACAGTTCCGTTTTGTCCTCCGTAAACGGTCGGAAGTTTTAATGCCGCTCTCACGCTAATCGGTGGCGTACGACGGTCCTCGTCGGGGCGGCACGGCGACTGCCGCCGAGTCGGGAGTGGGACTGCTCGCACCGACCCCGGCAGCCGTGACTGTCGCCCCTCCACAGCCATGAACCACGCCACACCTGCCCTCAACAAGCGGACGGTACTCGGCGGACAGTTCTGCGCGTTCGGGGTGTTGACCCTCGAGGTCGCCCTGCTCGCCCTATTGCTGGTCGCCGTGGGCGTGTACCTCGTCCTCGAACCGACCCTCTCGTCAGTTCGCAACGGCGGACCCTCCAGATTTTTACTATAGGGGGAGTAATCGATTCGCATGGTTCGAAACTACGAGTCGCTCCACGACCCGAACGCCGAGTACACGATGCGGGACCTCTCGGCGGAGACGATGGAGTGCGGCGGAACGCGGGGCGCGGGCCGCGACGTAGAGATTACCGACGTCCAGACGACGATGATAGACGGTAACTTCCCGTGGACGCTCGTCCGAATCTACACCGACGCCGGCGTCGTCGGGACCGGCGAGGCCTACTGGGGCGCGGGCGTCCCGGAACTCATCGAGCGGATGAAACCCTTCGTCGTCGGCGAGAACCCGCTGGACATCGACCGCCTCTACGAGCATCTGATTCAGAAGATGTCGGGCGAGGGGTCCATCGAGGGCGTGACCGTCACCGCCATCTCGGGCATCGAAATCGCGCTCCACGACCTCGCGGGCAAGATTCTGGACGTGCCGGCGTATCAGCTTCTCGGCGGCAAGTACCGCGACGAGGTCCGAGTCTACTGCGACTGTCACGCGGGCGAGGAGGCCGACCCCGAGTCGAACGCCGACGAGGCCGAGCGCGTGGTCGAGGAACTGGGCTACGACGCGCTCAAGTTCGACCTCGACGTCCCCTCGGGCCACGAGAAGGACCGCGCGAACCGCCACCTCCGCAACCCCGAGATTCAGCACAAGGTGGACATCGTGGAGGCCGTCACCGAGCGCGTCGGCGACCGGGCCGACGTGGCGTTCGACTGCCACTGGACGTTCTCGGCGGGCAGCGCCAAGCGCCTCGCCAGCGCGCTCGAAGAGTACGACATCTGGTGGCTCGAAGACCCCGTCCCGCCGGAGAACCACGACGTGCAGAAGAACGTGACTCACTCCACGACCACGCCCATCGCGGCGGGCGAGAACGTCTACCGCAAGCACGGTCAGCGCCGCCTCATCGAGGAGCAGGCCGTGGACCTCATCGCGCCCGACATGCCCAAGACCGGCGGGATGCGCGAGACCCGGAAGATAGCGGACATGGCCGACACCTACTACATCCCGGTCGCCATGCACAACGTCTCCTCGCCTGTGGCGACGATGGCCTCCGCGCACGTCGGGGCGTCCATCCCGAACGCGCTGGCGGTCGAGTACCACAGCTACCAACTCGGCTGGTGGGAGGACCTCGTGGAGGAGGACGTCATCGAGAACGGCCACATCGAGATTCCCGAAAAGCCGGGCCTCGGCGTGACCCTCGACATGGACGTCGTCGAGGAGAACATGGTCGAAGGCGAGGAACTGTTTGACGAGGCGTAGCCGACGTCAAGTTCCCAGAGCGAAGCTCTGCGGTATTCGACGAAGCGTAACTTCGTCGTGCTCGAAAATCCGAGATTTTCGGCGTTCGACGAAGCGTAGAGCCGTCTCGCTCGGGCGGCCGTGGTTCACGACGCTCGGCGAGGCGTGGCGTCGTCCGGTTCGAGCGTGCTGATTTTCCGCACGTAGCACTCGTTAGTGTGGCGGTTTCGGACGTGCGATGGGCCACGCGCAGGTCCGGAATCCGTGACCGAGGACGAGCAGGACGAACACCGCGACGAGACCCGGAGCGTCGGACATCGCCGGGTCGAACGGCGTTCGTCGGCAAAAGAATGGGCCGCGTCTCCGCAGTTCGGCCGCGTCTTCGGGCCTACTCGAAGTCGGGGTCCCGGTCGTCGAGGAACGCCGCCATCCCCTCTCGCTGGTCGTGAGTGCCGAACAGTCCGCTCCAGAGGCGGCGCTCGTAGCGCAGGCCCGCCTCCTGACTGGTCTGGTGGGCCTGATTCAGCGCCTCCTTGGCGGCGGCCAGCGCGTAGGTCGGCTTGGCCGCGAGGTCGGCCGCGAGTTCTTCGACGTGGTCGTCGAGTTGGTCGGCGGCGACGACTTCGCCGACGAGTCCGTGTTCGTCGGCGTCCTGCGCGTCGATGCGCTCGCCGAAGAAGACGAGGCGGCGCGCGAGTTCGTCGCCGACGAGTCGGGGGAGACGCTGAGTGCCGCCCCACCCGGGGATGATGCCGAGGTCGATTTCGGTCTGGCCGATGACCGCGTCCTCGCTGGCGACCCGGAGGTCGCAGGCCAGCGCGAGTTCGCACCCGCCGCCGAAGGCGTAGCCGTTGATGGCCGCCACGACGGGTGCGGGGAACCGCTCGATTTTGTCGGCGACCCGGTGGCCCAACTCGGCGTAGGCCTGCGCCTCGGGCGTCGTAAGGTCCTGCATGTAGCTGATGTCCGCCCCGGCGACGAACGCGTCGTCGCCCGCGCCGGTGAGAACGAGCGCGCCCGTGCCCTCGCTCTCGGCCACGTCGAGCGCCTCGTCGATGGCTTCGAGGGTCTCGACGTTGAGCGCGTTGAGTCGGTCGGGACGGTCCACCGTCAGGGTCGTCACGTCGCCGTCGGAGTCGAGGCTGATGGTCTCCCAGTCGGACATATCGGCACCGACGACGCCGCGCGGAATAATCCTTCCGAGACACGGCCGGTTCGCTGACACGTTCGCGGCTTCGTTTCTCTGCGGTTCCCTCGGGTACGTTCGACGGTTGCGCTCGTCGGACGACCGATAGAACGTCCCGACTAGAGCGCAGACGAAACAACGCGACGGAGACGCGATGGCGAGACGACTCACCCCAAATTCGCCAGTCGGTTCAGCGCGAAGATGGTCCGGAACACGTCCCCGGCCTTCCCGCGGTCGAAGACCAACTCGTCGGTCCGGATGACGTGGTCCAGCACGTCCCGGGATGCGTGTTCGGGAGCGGCCGCGATGCCCGCGTCGTTCTCGGCGACCCACTTCATCACGCGGAGGTCGCTCTTGCTGTCGCCGAGGACGGCCGCGAAGGGGTCGTCGATGCCCAGCACCTCGAAGGCGGTCTCGACCCCCACGACCTTGTTGAGTTCGAGGCTCCCGATTTCGGCCGCGTCGGCCTCGTAGTAGGCGACGTCGATGCGCTCGAAGGTGTCGCGTATCGGTTCGGGAACGTCGTCGGGACTGCAGTCGGGCGTCGCGCCCTCGCTTTCGAGGACGCCCCTGATTTCGGGGTCCTGCTCGGCGTAGTAGGCCCGCGCCCAGTCGCTCGCTCTCCCGGCGCTCTCGTTCGCGTCCTCGGAATCACCGCCGACTTCCTCGACGACGGCGTCGCCGAGCAGGTCGAGTTCGTAGACCAGCGCGCGGTCGATGACCTCCCGGGCGTCGTCGCTCCCGGTCTCGAAGTTGGGCTTGAGCGTGACGTTGAACTCGTTGCCCTGCAGGTGACACCCTCGGCGCAGTTCCTCGGGCGCGTCAGAGAGGACCCGCGAGCGGACCGTGTCGAAGATGGTCCGCACGTCGTCGTCGAGGTCGTCGTAGAGCAACCGCTTGGTGTCCGCGCCGTGGCCCGGCGTGAACACGCCCGTCCCGGCCTCGTAGACGATGGAGAGGTCGCCTGAATGGACGAGTTCGTTGCCCAGTCCCTGAATCAGGAATCCCTTGACGTTCTCCAGCGTCTGGCCCGTGCAGACCACGATGGGCGTCCCGGTCTCGTGGAACTCGGTCAGGAGGTGGAGTGTCTCCCGAGGAATCTCGTTGTCGGTGCCGCCCGCCGAGCGCAGGGTCTCGTCCACGTCGAGGACGAGGACGTTCACGCCGCGGTCGTACTTGGCGTGGAGGTCGAGGGCGGTGAACGCTTGGTCGCGGGACGCGCGGGCGGCGAGTTCCGAGAACGTCTCGCCGGCCGCGGGGAACGCCGCCCGAATCTCGGCCTTGCGGTCGGCGAGGTCGTCGCCGACTTCCTGCCAGTGTTCGAGGGTGACCCGCGAGTCCACGGGGGGAAACAGGTCCACGAAGTCCTGCAACGCCCGGAGGGTCTCGGCGTCGAATTCGTCGTAGAGTCGATAGAGTTGGTCGTACCGCTCCATGCCGGAACTGAGTCGCTCTCTGGGATAAAGGTCGGGGTCGGGGCGAACGTTAGCGGTCTACTTGGACACGGATTCAGTATCACGGTGTCGGACGGCCGCGACCGGCACCGAGTGACGAACGGCGTCTCGGTCGGCGACGAGCGGTCAGGTCTCCTTCTCGATTCGCCAGTAGACGTACTGTTCGAGAAACGGCGGGAAGTTGTCGTGCCCGCACGTGGGACACTCGTACTCGACGCCGCCGTCGATACCGTCCGGGAACACGTATCCGCAGTCGTTGTCGCACTCGTTCCCGCCGAACGCGACGGCGAAGACCTCTCGGAGTTCGGTGACGTGGTACGCTTCGAGGTGCGCCTTCGCCTCCTCCTTCACGACCGCGGCCGTCGCGGCATCGACCGTTACGTCGCAGAACGCGCAGTCGAACCGGAACTCGTCCATCAGGAGTCCTCCAACTCGTCGACGACGATGGTCTCGTCGTCTTCGACCCGAACTCGATACCCCTCGTACTCGAACTCGACGCGTCCACCGGCGTTGCGAGTCGTCCCGCCGTGGAGGGAGGCGAACACGGCGTCTAACGCTTCCAAATCGACGACCTCGTACAGCGGCGGATGCAGTTCGGCGGGGGTCGTGCCCTCTCGTCGAGCCAGTTTCTCGACCAGTCGCTCGCTGATAGCGTCAACCTCGCTCCCGAACATACGTTTCGTATACGAACGAACAGAAACGGATAAAAATGGTGATGAAGTGCTACTGTGTCCGGATAGAGATACATAACTGCTACACTGACAACGCCAAGGCTGCGATAATAGCAGTGGTGACGGTCCCCCGAGCGTTCGTCAATCGCCTTCGTCGTCCGTAACCGCCGAGACGCCGAAGTGGTTGAAGGGTTGGTGGAGTTGCGCTTTCAGGATGTCCGACCGCACGATTTCCAACCCCATCTCGCGGAGCGAGTCCGCGATTTCGGTCAGTTGGTCGGTGTCCGTCCCCACCGCCTCGACGTGGAGATTCTCGGTACCGGCGAGCAGTTCGCGCACCGCGATGACGCCTTCCTGTTCGAGAACGTCCTGACCGAAGTTCTCTGGTTCGTCGGGTGCCGTGCAGGTGAACAGCACACGGAGTTGGAAACCGGCCTTCTCGTAGTCGAGTTGCGGGATGTAGCGCTCGATGACGCCCTCGTCCTCCATGCGGGCCAGTCGATTCCGGACGGTGCTGGCGGCGATGTCCAACTCACCGGCCATCTCGGTACTGGTGCTGTTACGCGCGTCCTGTTGGAGATGGTAGAGAATCCCCTTATCGACCTCGTCGAGTTCGTAGGTATCCATACTCGTGATAGTATCCGTTCGGATAAAAGACCGTTTCTGTCGCCGTCTCGTCTGCCGATTCAATCCGTAGTCCGTCCGGCCGCACGGCGGACTGTCGAACCGCCAAGCGAAGTCGCCGACCGAGTAGCGAGTCGCGGCATTACTGCGCCCCGACGGGGTATCCGCCGAAACTTAGTCCCCTGCCCACCGAGAGACGGGTATGATTGGGAAACTCGACCCAGAGGTTCTCGCGCGTGTCCTCTCGCGGACGGGCGCACGCGACGACTCGGTAGTGATGGGTCCCCAGTACGGCGAGGACGCCGCGGCGATGCGGGTCGCGACCGACTGCTCGTCGCCAGTTCCGACCCGCTCTCGCTGGCGAAAGAGCGCCTCGGCACGCTCGCGGTCCACGTCGCGTGCAACGACGTGGCGGCGTCCGGGGCCGACCCGCGGTGGTTGACCAACGTGCTGTTCCTGCCCGACGACGACCCGGAGACGCTGGACGCGCTGACGACCCAGATGGACGACGAGGCCCGCGAACTGGGCGTCGCCATCGTCGGCGGCCACTCCGAGTACACCCCGGCGCTGGAGCGCCCGATGGCGTCGATGACCGCGATGGGACTGGCCGACGAGTTCGTCCCGACCGGCGGCGCGCGACCCGGCGACCGCGTCCTGCTCACGAAAGGTGCGGGAATCGAAGGGACCGCGGTGCTGGCGTCCGACTTCCGGGACGAACTCGACCTCCCCGCGGACCTGCTCGAACGCGCGGAGGGCTTCTTCGGCGAGATAAGCGTCGTCCCGGAGGCCCGCGTCCTCCGGGAGTCGGCCACCGCGATGCACGACCCGACCGAGGGCGGACTGGTCAACGGCATGGTCGAGATGGCGAGCGCCTCGGGGGTCC encodes:
- a CDS encoding HAD family hydrolase yields the protein MERYDQLYRLYDEFDAETLRALQDFVDLFPPVDSRVTLEHWQEVGDDLADRKAEIRAAFPAAGETFSELAARASRDQAFTALDLHAKYDRGVNVLVLDVDETLRSAGGTDNEIPRETLHLLTEFHETGTPIVVCTGQTLENVKGFLIQGLGNELVHSGDLSIVYEAGTGVFTPGHGADTKRLLYDDLDDDVRTIFDTVRSRVLSDAPEELRRGCHLQGNEFNVTLKPNFETGSDDAREVIDRALVYELDLLGDAVVEEVGGDSEDANESAGRASDWARAYYAEQDPEIRGVLESEGATPDCSPDDVPEPIRDTFERIDVAYYEADAAEIGSLELNKVVGVETAFEVLGIDDPFAAVLGDSKSDLRVMKWVAENDAGIAAAPEHASRDVLDHVIRTDELVFDRGKAGDVFRTIFALNRLANLG
- a CDS encoding PQQ-binding-like beta-propeller repeat protein — its product is MNFPKPVVSGDTVFVGGRSLSALRVGDGRERWSVEGEDRETFHGVAFADGTVFATTQYPETSGVTAVTSAGERQWRKTGLHRIQTPLVAGTAVYVPGNDMLVALDRSSGTERWTAETGSRPTGHPAVTDDVLYTAEGWDGLVARDRRNAFYEIPLQTPPRVRWRYEPDERAYPAPAVGDRGRVFVPETEEWYPNHDEGPGRFAALDADGSRRWTESGGTFGTSPVVADGTVFYKCGTNTEKKDMGEYIDSHSDARITAHDPADGTAHWTRTVEGFGDWQIAPVSDGHHLYVPLHDDIDERSALVALNAESGTTEWRRKLESPAYHLALAGETLFVSTEDGAVFALE
- a CDS encoding enoyl-CoA hydratase/isomerase family protein, which encodes MSDWETISLDSDGDVTTLTVDRPDRLNALNVETLEAIDEALDVAESEGTGALVLTGAGDDAFVAGADISYMQDLTTPEAQAYAELGHRVADKIERFPAPVVAAINGYAFGGGCELALACDLRVASEDAVIGQTEIDLGIIPGWGGTQRLPRLVGDELARRLVFFGERIDAQDADEHGLVGEVVAADQLDDHVEELAADLAAKPTYALAAAKEALNQAHQTSQEAGLRYERRLWSGLFGTHDQREGMAAFLDDRDPDFE
- a CDS encoding HalOD1 output domain-containing protein, which codes for MFGSEVDAISERLVEKLARREGTTPAELHPPLYEVVDLEALDAVFASLHGGTTRNAGGRVEFEYEGYRVRVEDDETIVVDELEDS
- a CDS encoding Lrp/AsnC family transcriptional regulator — encoded protein: MDTYELDEVDKGILYHLQQDARNSTSTEMAGELDIAASTVRNRLARMEDEGVIERYIPQLDYEKAGFQLRVLFTCTAPDEPENFGQDVLEQEGVIAVRELLAGTENLHVEAVGTDTDQLTEIADSLREMGLEIVRSDILKAQLHQPFNHFGVSAVTDDEGD
- a CDS encoding MoaD/ThiS family protein; translation: MNVTIKLTGTLVARTGTHEARVAVPDDATVADVVDKLAEQYGPQVRAGVLDGQRLRSDTVVVRESFDSTETLSTGSSLENGDTVRFQLNV
- a CDS encoding dihydrodipicolinate synthase family protein — its product is MANHTSDSAETSDDGNAPSPGASDPLDIHGVVPPTVTAFDADESVDYDATAAHARFVVDRGAHGVFPLGTNGEFPLLTPDERDGAVEAVVEEIGDDAPVIAGVGAPSTRQTVAHAEHAERVGADGVVVVTPYYYPLDHEAAVSHYRAVAEVVDLPVYVYHIPSKTGNSLSLDTLDALADIENLVGLKDSSKDVPWLGQAIDAHPELTFLAGSDSLLFPGLEVGCSGMVSAVANAFPELVVELYEAYDDGDEERARELQSEVYDVRSALKRGPYMAGVKTALDVRDLGFDVGSLRSPLRTMDDEDREALRSDLSELDLL
- a CDS encoding mandelate racemase/muconate lactonizing enzyme family protein, producing MVRNYESLHDPNAEYTMRDLSAETMECGGTRGAGRDVEITDVQTTMIDGNFPWTLVRIYTDAGVVGTGEAYWGAGVPELIERMKPFVVGENPLDIDRLYEHLIQKMSGEGSIEGVTVTAISGIEIALHDLAGKILDVPAYQLLGGKYRDEVRVYCDCHAGEEADPESNADEAERVVEELGYDALKFDLDVPSGHEKDRANRHLRNPEIQHKVDIVEAVTERVGDRADVAFDCHWTFSAGSAKRLASALEEYDIWWLEDPVPPENHDVQKNVTHSTTTPIAAGENVYRKHGQRRLIEEQAVDLIAPDMPKTGGMRETRKIADMADTYYIPVAMHNVSSPVATMASAHVGASIPNALAVEYHSYQLGWWEDLVEEDVIENGHIEIPEKPGLGVTLDMDVVEENMVEGEELFDEA
- a CDS encoding DUF5797 family protein is translated as MTLSDEARERLADLVELQPTKNAELQERWGLESGSEVHQYLENELKDYYYRDDNSLIRATNEAADLVDVEPGVVDDEESGAPSAIRVPELQQQVFSVVAGPDDESESVVSVLQKLRAEYDVDPEAEDVRSALQALRRKGVVEVVYRTVPTFKLSVERDEVDVSVSG